The Mycobacteriales bacterium genomic sequence TCGGACCGGGGCGCGACGGTGCGCGATCCGGCCCGCCACTCCTGCTCGTCGACCGGCTCGCCGAGCGCGGCCCAGGCCACCATGACGGCGCCACGGGCACCGACCTCCGGTTCGGCCGGGACGTGCAACGGCCGGCCGATCACGTCGGCGAACACCTGCGTCCAGGGCGCGGAGGCGGTGCCGCCGCCGCAGACTGCCAGCCGTCCGGCCAGCCCGGCCTCCTCCAGGCAGTGCCGTGCCGCGAAGGCGATGCCTTCGCAGACAGCCCGCACGATGTCCGCGCGGCTGGACTCCAGCGACACCCCGCCGACCTGCGCGCGCGCCCGGGTGTCGACGAACGGCGCCCGCTCGCCGGACGGCGACAGGAACGGGAGCGCGGACACGCCGCGGGCGCCGGGCGGACTGTCCGCGAGCAGCGGACCCAGGTCGGCGACACCGAGACCGAGCAGATCGAGCAGCCACTCGAGGCTCGCCGTCCCGACCATCGCCGGCATCGCGCGCAGCCACCGGCGCGGGTCGGGCACACACAGGAACATGCCGGCCGGCTCCCGGCCGGGGTCGATGTCGACGGCGTCGGTCAGCACCTGGCAAGCCAGCGTCGTCCCGATCGTGAGCAGGCCCTCGCCCGGTTCGGCGATCCCGCTGCCCAACGCACAGGCCGGCAGGTCGAACGGCCCGCAGGTCACCGGGAGCCCGAAGGGTAGGTCGAGCAGCGCCGCACCGCGCCGGTCGAGATGCAGCACCGTGCCGGATGGTGCGGGAGCGGGAAGCAGCCTGGTCAGGTCGGCGAGTCCGCAGGCGGCGATCGCCGCGGCGTCGTAGCGACGGCTTTCGACGTCGAGGAACGGCAGCGACGCGTCGGAGGCGTCGACGGTGATCGTGCCGGTGAGCCGCTGCGCGATCGCGTCGGTGCAGTAGCCGGCGACGACCGCGCGGTCGAGCGCGGCGGGTTCCTCGGCCGCCAGAGTCGCGAGCAACGGGCCGTGGCAGCCCGGGAACATCCCCGACCCGGTTCGGCGGTAGACCTCGTCAACGATTCCGTCGGACCGCCAGCGTTCGAGCAGCGGACCGGCCCGGCCGTCCAGCCAGGAGATCGGCGGCCGGGTGGCGTGCCCGTCGGCGTCACGGAGCCACAGCCCGTCGCCCTGGCCGGTGAGGGCAAGGGCGGTAACCGGTTCGGGCAGGGCCGCCGCGACCTCCTTGACCACGGCCGCGACGGTGTCGACGACCTCGTCGAGGTCCTGTTCGGCCTGACCTGGCGCGGGCCGCAGGAGGCGGGTCGGTTGGCTGGCCGCGGCGACGGCCCGGCCGGCCCGGTCGAAGGCGGCCGCCTTGGTGACCGAGGTGCCGGCATCGACACCGATGATCATGCCGGGCCGGCTCCGACGTCCGGGTTGGCGAGGTGCCGCAGCGGCTCACCGCGGGCGAGCCGCCCGACCTCAGCGGCGACGATCCGCGCCGCGCGCTCGGCCGTTTCGCGCGTGGCGCCGGCCAGGTGCGAGGTGGCGACGACGTTCGGGAAGTCGCGCAGCGGCCAGTCCGCCGGCGGCGGTTCGACGTCGTAGACGTCGAGCGCGAGCGCGCCGAGCCGGCCGGCCCGCAGCGCGTCGGTCACGGCGGCGTAGTCGAGCAGGCCGCCGCGGGCGGTGTTGACCAGCACGGCGTCTGCGGGGAGCAGCGCGAGCTTGTCGGCGTCGATGAGGTTGCGCGTCGACTCGGTGAGCCGGGCGTGCAGGCTGACCACGCGGCTGCGCCGCAGCAGGTCGTCGAGCTCGACGAGTTCGACTCCGTCGGCGGCGATCCCGGCCGGGTCGGCGTAAGGGTCGGCGACGAGGACGTGGGCGCCGAACGCGGTCAGCACCCGGGCGACGATCCGCCCGATCGCGCCGTAGCCGACCAGCCCGACCGTGCTGCCGTCGAGTTCCGTGCCCGCCTCGTCGTAGGCGTAGAGGTCGCCGCGCCACTGGCCGGCCTTCAGGCAGGTGTCCGAGAGCGTGATCTTGCGCATCGCGGCGAGCATCAGCCCCACGGCGAATTCGGCGGCGGCGGCCGCATTGCGGCCCGGGGTGAACGTGACCGCGACGCCGTGTCTGGTGGCCGCGGCGAGGTCGACGTTGACCGGGCCTCCGCGTGCCACCGCCACCAGCCGTAGCTCCGGGTCCGCGGCGAAGACGCGGTCGGTGAACGGCGCCATCTCGGTCGCCACCGCCTCGGCATTGCCGAGCGCCTCGATCAACTGCTCCTCGGTGCCGCTCGCCTCGTGGACATTGCCGACCGGCCCGAACGGCTCGTGCGGCCAGGGCAGAGTGAGTTCGGCAATGTCCAGCTTCGTCTCGCCCAGCTCGGCGCGCAGGGCGGCGGCGAGCAGGGCGTTGCTGACGAACTGGTCGCCGGCGGTGAGGACTCGCAACCGACTTCTCCTCCGGGTGATGATCAGCGGGACGCGTCGGTGCGCTGTCCCTCTTCGTAGTCGACGATGTGCGCGACCTTGGCGGCGCTCGCCGACGACGGGTCGAACGCGTAGCCGACCCACTCCCCGACGATCTTCTTGGCGAGCTCCGGCCCGATCACCCGGGCGCCCATGGTGAGCACCTGGCAGTCGTTGGACTTGATCGAACGCTCGGCGGAGTAGGAGTCGTGCGCGACGGTGGCCCGCACCCCGGGAACCTTGTTCGCCGAGATGCACATGCCGATTCCGGTGCCGCAGATCAGGATCGCCCGGTCCACCTCGCCCTGGGCGACGGCCCGGGCCGCATCCAGCGCGACCAGCGGGTAGTCGGTCGAGTCGGCCTCGTCGGGTACGCCGACGTCGCGGACCTCGCCGACCCGTGGGTCGTCGCGTAGCTGGTCACGCAGGACGTTCTTCAGCTGCACGCCGGCGTTGTCGGCGCCGATCGCGATCCGCATGCCACTCATGCCTGTGCCTCCTCGGACGGGTTCCCTGCCGATGTGCCGCAGCGGGCGGCGAGCACCGTGGCGGTGGCCTCCGCGATCACTGCCAGCGACGTCGCTCCCGGGTCGGGGCTGCCGCGACCCCGATCGCCCAGCCGCGCCGCGCGCCCGGTCTTCGCCACCATGCCCGCGGTGGCGGCGGCCGCGTCGGCGGCGGCGTCGGCGGCGACCGGCCATGCCTGCGCGACCGACGCGCCGGCCTGCTCGCGCAGCGCCCGCCGGAACGGGTCCAGCGCGTCGAGCATCGTCTTGTCACCGACCTTCGCCCCGCCGAGTTCGACGACCGCGTCGTACGCCGCGTCGACGGCGTCGGTGAGCAGCGGAAGCGTCACGTCGCGCTCACCGGACCGGGCCAGTGCGGAGCCGATCTCGGTGAGCAGCACTCCGTAGAGCGCGCCGGACGCACCGCCGGCGGCGTCGGCCATCGCCGTTCCCGCCGCCAACAGTGCGGAGCCGACCGACGAGGCGTCGTCGCCGTCGACGCCGCTGGATCGCGCGGCGGCCAGCGCTCCGCGCAGCCCGCGCACCATGCCCAGGCCGTGGTCGCCGTCTCCGGCAACCGCGTCGAGCCGCCCGAGGTTGTCCTCTTCCTTCTGCACCGCCTCGAGGGCCGCAGCAAGCAGGTCGCCGGCGATCCCGCCGCCTGCCGCGGGGATCTCTACAGCGTCGCCCGGCGCCGGAGCCGCGGCCGGCAGATCGTCCGCGGTGTCGGCGACGGAATGCGGCGCGACCGACCGGAATGCCGGGGTGTCGCACGGGGCGTCGTAGAGGGTGGCGAGTTCGTCGTCGAGAACCATCAGCGACAGCGAGAGCCCGGCCATGTCCAGCGAGGTGACGAACTCCCCGACCTCCGGCCGGTGCGGCCGCAGCCCGGCGGCCGCGAGGCGACGGTGGATCTGCCCGTAACAGACGAACAGCTCCTCGTACTTGGTGCGCCCGAGGCCGTTGACGACGACGGCGACCCGCCCGTCACCCACGTCGGGGAGCTCGGCGAGCACCGCGTCGACGAGGATGTCGGCGATCTCGTCGGCGCCCACCCGCTCGGCCGTCCGGACACCCGGCTCGCCGTGGATCCCGAGGCCGAGCTCCATGTGGCCGGCGTCCACCGTGAACAGCGGCTCGGTCTGGCCGGGAAGCGTGCACCCGTCGAACGCGATGCCAAAGGTGCGGGTGGCCGCGTTGGCCTTGCGGGCCGCGGCCTCCACGCCGGCCAGGTCCTCGCCGCGCTCGGCGGCCGCGCCGGCGACCTTGAAGACGAACAGTCCGCCGGCGACCCCGCGCCGGTCGTCGGTGTGTTCGGCCGAACCGGTGGCAACGTCGTCGGTCACCAGCACCGTGCGGTTGTCGATTCCCTCACCGGCGAGCCGTCGTCCGGCGAGACCGAAATGCATGATGTCCCCGGCGTAGTTGCCGAAACTGAACAGCACACCGGCGCCGCCGTCAGCGGCCCGCGCGGTGCGGTAGACCTGCTCGGCGCTGGGGCTGGTGAAGACGTCGCCGATGACGGCGGCGTCGGCGAGGCCCTCGCCGACCAGCCCGGCGAACGCCGGGTAGTGCCCGCATCCGCCACCGATGATCACGGCCACCTTGCCGGGACGCGGCACGTGCCGGCCGACCACGCCGAAGGCGTCCGGCACCCGGCGCACGGTGCGGCCGTACGCCGACACCAGGCCGTCGACCCAGTCGGCCTTGAACGTCTCGGCCGTGCCGAGCAAGGTCATCGCCGGTCCTCGGCGGCGGTCGGCGCCGCGACGAGCGCGAGCAGCCTGCTCCGTACGTCCTCGAGATCGGCGGCGACCTGGTCGGCCAACGCGAGCGCGTCGGGCTTCGGCGGATAGGTCGGGTTAGGGAACGCGACGACGGTCATGCCCGCCGCGTGCACGGCGCGGATCCCGTTGCTGGAATCTTCGACGCCCACGCAGTCCGTCGGCGGCGTACCGAGGCGGCGGGCGGCCTCGAGGTAGACGTCCGGGCTCGGCTTGCCCCGCGGCACCTCCGCGCTGGAGACGGTGGCGGTGAAGTCGGCGACGAGGTCGTGGGTCTCGAGCACGGCGTCGATCAGCCGGCGCGGCGCCGATGAGGCCAGCGCGATCGGCACCCGGTCACTGACGTCGCGCACCATCACCCGGGCGCCAGGCAGTAGCGGTGACCGGCCGGCGGCGAGTGCATCGACCATCTCGTCGACGACCGCGGCCTCCACCTGCTCGGCGGATTCGGCTCCGCCGGCGACGTCCGCGAGATAGGCAGCCCACTCCGGAGCGCTCATCCCCTGCACCGCGGAGGTGTGCTCGGCGGTCCAGGTCGTGTCGTGCCGGGCGGCGTACCGGGCCCACATCTCTTCCCAGAGATGCTCACTGTCGACGAGTACGCCGTCCAGGTCGAAGACTACGGCCCGTAGGCCGGAGGTCTCTGAGGGCACTACGGCACGTCCTTCCTCACCGGCGGCCAGGTCAACTTCACGCGCAGCGTGATATATCGCCACCCTCACATGCCCACCTGAGGCTGTCCACATCGCCCCCACGACTTAGCATCGTGGACCGCAACGTCACATCGACCGACGGCGGGACGCGACCCTTGAGGGACACGGCGTGATCGAGACCGACGGGGTCGTGGCGGGGATCGACGTCGCGACCGCGGCGGTCCGGGTGAGCATCGTGACCGCCGACGGCACCGTCATGTCGACCGGCTCCGCCCCACTCCCCGACCCGGTGCGCCCCGGCGATGGGCGGAGCGAGCAGGACGCGACTACCTGGTGGCCCGCGGTCCGTACGGCGCTACGGGAGGCGACGTCGGCGCTACCCCAGCGCGGTCGCGAGGTGCGGGCGGTCGCCGTCGCGGCGACCTCCGGCACGATCGTTTCCGTCGACCGCGCCGGCAGGCCGGTCGGCCCCGCCCTGATGTACGACGACCGGCGCGCGGGGAAGCAGAACGCGATCGCGCAGGAGGCCGGCCGCGAGCGGTGGGCCCGCCTCGGACTGGCGGTCTCCCCGACCGCCGCGCTGGGCCGGATCGGCTGGATCGCGAAGCAGAGTTATGAGCACCCGGTGTGGCGGGTCCTGCACACCCCGGACCTGATCGGCTGGGCGCTCACCGGAGCGCCGGTCCCGGCCGACTGGAGCCACGCGCTGAAGAGCGGCTACGACCCCCGCGTCGGCGAGTGGGCCGGCGAGGCCTTCGAAGCGCTCGGCGTCGACCCGGACTGGCTTCCCCCGGTGTCCGCCCCGACCACTCCGGTGGGCACGGTGTCGGCGGAGGCGGCCGCCGAGACCGGGCTGCCGGTCGGCTGCGAGCTACGGCTCGGCATGACCGACGGGTGCGCGGGCCAGCTGGCCTGCGGGGCCGTGCGGCCCGGCCAGTTCGTCGGCGTACTCGGCACCACGTACGTGCTGAAAGGCGTGACCGAGGAACTGGTCACCGACCCGACCGGGGCGCTCTACAGCCACCGTCACCCGGACGGGTGGTGGCTCCCCGGCGGCGCGTCCAACACCGGCGGCGAGGCGCTCGCCGACATCCCGGCGGACCGGCGGGCATCACTGGACGACGCGGCGGCCGCGGCCGGACCGGCCTCGGTCGTCAGCTATCCGTTGCGGCGTGATGGCGAGCGGTTCCCGTTCATCAGTGGGCAGGCGCGGGGCTTCACCGTCGGATCGCCCGCCGACGAGGTCGAGCGGCACCGTGCGGCGTTGGAAGGAGTGGCATTCCTCGAACGGCTCGGCATCGACCGGGTCCGCTCGCTCGGCATCCTGGTCGAGCCGCCGATGTCGGCCGCCGGCGGCGGCAGCCGCAGCCCGCTCTGGTCACGGATCCGCGCGACGGTGCTCGGCATGCCGTTGCGCGTCGCCGCGAACGCCGACACCGCATTCGGTGCCGCACTCCTCGCCGCCGCAGGCAGCGTGCACCGCGACCTGGCCGCGGCGAGCACCGCCATGGTTGCGGCGGGCGACTTGGTCGAGCCGGACCCGGCCGAGCGGGACGCCCTCGAGCGGAGCTACCACCGCTTCGTCGATTCGCTGGCCGAGCGGGGCTGGATCGCCCGCTGACCTTCCCGGGTCCTGTCGATCCGGCGACTGCTCACCCGTCGGATAAGTGACGGGCGCCGTCGGGGGGCCCGCGGAGAGCGGAGATCATCATGAGTCATCCCGTCGTGCACGCCGAGATCCGGTCGAGCGATCCAGACGCCACCAGGGCGTTCTTCGGTGAGCTGTTCGGCTGGAAATACCCGCAGGAAGGCGCTTTTCCCGGCTACTCCTTCGTCGACACCGGCGTACCCAATGCCCTCTTCACGGCGATCGGTCCGCCGCAGGACCACGGCGATCTGGTTACCTTCTTCGTCGGTGTCACCGACATGGCCAAGTCGGTCGACGACGCGGTCCGGCTCGGTGGCTCCGTGGTGCAGCAGCCGACCAAGGTGCCGGGTGTGACGTTCGCGCTCATCGCCGACCCGCAGGGTCACATCGTCGGCCTGGCCGCGCAGGACTGAGATCAACGCGGCTTCGTGGGGCGAGCCGGCGTCAGCCGATCTCGAAGGTGACGCCGGTGAGGTTCTCGGACAACGTCCAGAGCCGCTCCGCGGTCGCCGTATCGTGCGAGCGGCTGCTCGACTGCACGATCTTGGGGTAGCCGCGCTGCTCGAACCACGCGTCAGGACCGACGTACGAGCCGCCGGGAAGGTCGGCGACGGTGGCGGCGTAGAGCGTCGGCAGCGCACCCATCTGCGCGCTCTGTGCGAAGACGCGGTTGGACAGGCTCATCATCGTGCTCTGGATCGACTCGGTGTGGGTCTGCAGATTGGTGGCGACGTAGCCGGGATGGGCGGCCATCGCCGACCGGCTGGAGCCGGCCGCCGCGAGCCGACGTTGCAGTTCGTAGGTAAAGAGGAGGTTGGCGAGCTTGGCCTGCCCGTAGGCGCCCCACCGGCTGTAGCGCCCGTGGTCCCAGTTGAGATCGTCGATGCGGATGTGTCCCATGCGGTGCCCGCT encodes the following:
- a CDS encoding 2-hydroxyacid dehydrogenase, giving the protein MRVLTAGDQFVSNALLAAALRAELGETKLDIAELTLPWPHEPFGPVGNVHEASGTEEQLIEALGNAEAVATEMAPFTDRVFAADPELRLVAVARGGPVNVDLAAATRHGVAVTFTPGRNAAAAAEFAVGLMLAAMRKITLSDTCLKAGQWRGDLYAYDEAGTELDGSTVGLVGYGAIGRIVARVLTAFGAHVLVADPYADPAGIAADGVELVELDDLLRRSRVVSLHARLTESTRNLIDADKLALLPADAVLVNTARGGLLDYAAVTDALRAGRLGALALDVYDVEPPPADWPLRDFPNVVATSHLAGATRETAERAARIVAAEVGRLARGEPLRHLANPDVGAGPA
- a CDS encoding FGGY family carbohydrate kinase, whose translation is MIETDGVVAGIDVATAAVRVSIVTADGTVMSTGSAPLPDPVRPGDGRSEQDATTWWPAVRTALREATSALPQRGREVRAVAVAATSGTIVSVDRAGRPVGPALMYDDRRAGKQNAIAQEAGRERWARLGLAVSPTAALGRIGWIAKQSYEHPVWRVLHTPDLIGWALTGAPVPADWSHALKSGYDPRVGEWAGEAFEALGVDPDWLPPVSAPTTPVGTVSAEAAAETGLPVGCELRLGMTDGCAGQLACGAVRPGQFVGVLGTTYVLKGVTEELVTDPTGALYSHRHPDGWWLPGGASNTGGEALADIPADRRASLDDAAAAAGPASVVSYPLRRDGERFPFISGQARGFTVGSPADEVERHRAALEGVAFLERLGIDRVRSLGILVEPPMSAAGGGSRSPLWSRIRATVLGMPLRVAANADTAFGAALLAAAGSVHRDLAAASTAMVAAGDLVEPDPAERDALERSYHRFVDSLAERGWIAR
- a CDS encoding dihydroxyacetone kinase family protein; amino-acid sequence: MTLLGTAETFKADWVDGLVSAYGRTVRRVPDAFGVVGRHVPRPGKVAVIIGGGCGHYPAFAGLVGEGLADAAVIGDVFTSPSAEQVYRTARAADGGAGVLFSFGNYAGDIMHFGLAGRRLAGEGIDNRTVLVTDDVATGSAEHTDDRRGVAGGLFVFKVAGAAAERGEDLAGVEAAARKANAATRTFGIAFDGCTLPGQTEPLFTVDAGHMELGLGIHGEPGVRTAERVGADEIADILVDAVLAELPDVGDGRVAVVVNGLGRTKYEELFVCYGQIHRRLAAAGLRPHRPEVGEFVTSLDMAGLSLSLMVLDDELATLYDAPCDTPAFRSVAPHSVADTADDLPAAAPAPGDAVEIPAAGGGIAGDLLAAALEAVQKEEDNLGRLDAVAGDGDHGLGMVRGLRGALAAARSSGVDGDDASSVGSALLAAGTAMADAAGGASGALYGVLLTEIGSALARSGERDVTLPLLTDAVDAAYDAVVELGGAKVGDKTMLDALDPFRRALREQAGASVAQAWPVAADAAADAAAATAGMVAKTGRAARLGDRGRGSPDPGATSLAVIAEATATVLAARCGTSAGNPSEEAQA
- a CDS encoding HAD family phosphatase, whose product is MPSETSGLRAVVFDLDGVLVDSEHLWEEMWARYAARHDTTWTAEHTSAVQGMSAPEWAAYLADVAGGAESAEQVEAAVVDEMVDALAAGRSPLLPGARVMVRDVSDRVPIALASSAPRRLIDAVLETHDLVADFTATVSSAEVPRGKPSPDVYLEAARRLGTPPTDCVGVEDSSNGIRAVHAAGMTVVAFPNPTYPPKPDALALADQVAADLEDVRSRLLALVAAPTAAEDRR
- a CDS encoding ribose-5-phosphate isomerase, producing MSGMRIAIGADNAGVQLKNVLRDQLRDDPRVGEVRDVGVPDEADSTDYPLVALDAARAVAQGEVDRAILICGTGIGMCISANKVPGVRATVAHDSYSAERSIKSNDCQVLTMGARVIGPELAKKIVGEWVGYAFDPSSASAAKVAHIVDYEEGQRTDASR
- a CDS encoding FGGY-family carbohydrate kinase: MIIGVDAGTSVTKAAAFDRAGRAVAAASQPTRLLRPAPGQAEQDLDEVVDTVAAVVKEVAAALPEPVTALALTGQGDGLWLRDADGHATRPPISWLDGRAGPLLERWRSDGIVDEVYRRTGSGMFPGCHGPLLATLAAEEPAALDRAVVAGYCTDAIAQRLTGTITVDASDASLPFLDVESRRYDAAAIAACGLADLTRLLPAPAPSGTVLHLDRRGAALLDLPFGLPVTCGPFDLPACALGSGIAEPGEGLLTIGTTLACQVLTDAVDIDPGREPAGMFLCVPDPRRWLRAMPAMVGTASLEWLLDLLGLGVADLGPLLADSPPGARGVSALPFLSPSGERAPFVDTRARAQVGGVSLESSRADIVRAVCEGIAFAARHCLEEAGLAGRLAVCGGGTASAPWTQVFADVIGRPLHVPAEPEVGARGAVMVAWAALGEPVDEQEWRAGSRTVAPRSETRDSYDEAYLRYRRTLATVRPLWRE
- a CDS encoding VOC family protein; the protein is MSHPVVHAEIRSSDPDATRAFFGELFGWKYPQEGAFPGYSFVDTGVPNALFTAIGPPQDHGDLVTFFVGVTDMAKSVDDAVRLGGSVVQQPTKVPGVTFALIADPQGHIVGLAAQD
- a CDS encoding oxidoreductase, translated to MANWTSGNIPDQTGRTVVVTGANSGLGAVTATELARAGAHVVVACRDTAKGERAAAAMPGSTEVRRLDLADLASVREFAAGMPEIAVLVNNAGVMATPLRRTADGFELQIGTNHLGHFALTGLLLDRITDRVVTVSSSGHRMGHIRIDDLNWDHGRYSRWGAYGQAKLANLLFTYELQRRLAAAGSSRSAMAAHPGYVATNLQTHTESIQSTMMSLSNRVFAQSAQMGALPTLYAATVADLPGGSYVGPDAWFEQRGYPKIVQSSSRSHDTATAERLWTLSENLTGVTFEIG